CCGGCTGCTGCGCCGTTCCCAAGCCTGGCGCCAGCAGGTGCCGGGTCTTTGAAAATCCTGGAGATAGTCATGCATTACCAACCCCCTACACACCTGCAGGCGGCCATTCTCGATTGGGCGGGCACTGTGGTGGACTTCGGTTCGTTCGCCCCGACGCGGATCTTCGTCGAAGCCTTCGCCAGCTTCGACATCCAGATCAGCCTGGAAGAGGCGCGTGGCCCGATGGGCATGGGCAAATGGGAGCATATCCGCACCTTGTGCAATCAGCCGGCGGTAGCTGAACGTTTCCATCACCGCTTCGCACGTGCGCCAAGCGATGATGATGTGACCGCAATCTACCAACGCTTCATGCCGCTGCAGATTGCGAAAGTCGCCAACCATTCGGACCTGATCCCCGGCGCATTGGACAGCATTGCCGCGCTGCGCCAGCGCGGTCTCAAGATCGGCAGTTGTTCCGGGTATCCCAGGCAGGTGATGGACAAAGTCGTCGAACTGGCCGCGGCCAAGGGTTATCGACCCGATCATGTGGTTGCCACCGACGACGTTCCCAAGGGGCGGCCAAGCCCGGCGCAGGCGCTGGCCAACGTAATTGCCCTGGGCCTGGACGACGTCGCGGGCTGCGTGAAGGTCGACGACACCGAACCCGGCATTCTCGAAGGCCGCAGGGCAGGGATGTGGACCGTGGCGCTGCGCTTTTCCGGCAATTTCCTCGGCCTCGACTGGGAGCAGTTCCAAGCCCTCTCGGCGCAACAGTTGGCGACCGAGCGTAGCCGCATCGACGGCTTGTTTGCCGCCTGCCGCCCGCATTATCTCATCGACACCATTGCCGAATTGCCCGCTGTGATTGACCAGATCAACGCGCAGCTGGCCCGCGGTGTATTGCCGTCGCATACCTGAAAGCCTCACTGACTGACACGGAGCCGTACCATGTCCAAACGCATCGCCTTGGCCGCTGGCTTGCTGGCCGCCTGTACCTTCCAGGCCCAGGCCAATACTGAACTGACCGTATACACGGCCCTCGAGGTCGAGCAGCTCAAAGCCTACAAGCAAGCCTTCGAGCAGCAGAACCCGGAGATCGAGATCAAATGGGTGCGCGACTCCACCGGCATCGTCACCGCCAAGCTGCTGGCAGAGAAGGATCGCCCGCAAGCCGACGTGGTCTGGGGACTCGCCGGCTCCAGCCTGGCGATTCTCAAGCAACAAGGTTTGCTCGATACCTACAGCCCGGCGAATCTTAACCAGATCGCCGCCAACTATCGGGATGCCGATACACCGCCGGCTTGGGTCGGCATGGACGTTTGGGCTGCCGCGATCTGTTTCAATACGGTGGAAGCGCAGAAGCAGGGGCTGCCCAAACCCACGCGCTGGGAAGACCTGGCGAACCCGGTGTACCAAGGCAAGATCGTCATGCCCAACCCGGCCTCGTCGGGCACCGGTTACCTGGATGTCAGCGCCTGGTTGCAAACCTTCGGCGAGGCCAAGGGCTGGGCCTACATGGACAAGTTGCACGCCAATATCGGCCAGTACACGCATTCCGGCTCCAAGCCCTGCAAGCTGGCGGCCGCCGGTGAGTTCCCTATCGGCATTTCGTTTGAATACCCGGCCATCCAGCTCAAGCGCAAAGGCGCGCCCCTGGACATCGTGCTGCCCGCTGAAGGCCTGGGCTGGGAAATCGAAGCCACCGCCATCATCAAAGGCACCCGACACTTGGAAGCTGCCAGGAAACTCGCTGATTTCTCGGCTAGCCGCGAGGCCATGGAACTGTACAAAGCCAACTTCGCCGTCCTGGCACAACCGGGCATCGCCGAGCGTTTGCCGGAGCTGCCAGCGGACTACGAACAACGGCTGATACGCAACGATTTCGCCTGGGCATCGGAGAACCGCGACAGAGTGCTTGCCGAGTGGCGCAAGCGTTACGACGGCAAGTCAGAGCCCGTCGCCAAATAGCTTTCTGCAATGCCTGTCGCAGGCCCGGCGGTGTCGAGCGGGCCTCGTAATATCGATCGTTTTTAAGGAGTTTTCATGTCTGAGCACGACTGCGATCTGCTGATCGTCGGCGCCGGCATTCTCGGGTTGGCCCACGCTTGGGCGGGTGCCAAGCGCGGCCTCAAGGTCAAGGTATTCGAGCGCAGCCATACGCCGCTCGGTGCCTCGATTCGCAACTTCGGCCAGGCTTTGGTCAGCGGCCAGGCGCCGGGCATCATGCTGGACCTGGCACGGGAGGCGAACGGTTTATGGAAGACCCTGGGGCAGGGGGCCGGGCTGCATATGCACCAACAAGGCTCGCTGTTGTTCGCCCGCACTGAAGTCGAAGAAGCGTTGCTCGAGGCCTTCGTGAACGGGCGGGGCGCGACGTTGGGTTATCGCACCCAACTGCTGCGTGGCGAGGCGCTGGCGGCACTCTATGACGGCCGTTTCGCCCATCATCGCGCGGCGCTGCTAGGCCTGGACGACCAGCAGTTGTATTCCCGCGAGGCGCTTACGCAGATTGTCGATTACCTGGCCCGGGCCTTGGGTGTTGAATTCCACTTCTCGACGCTGGTGCGCGATGTTGAAAGCAACTGTGCGTTAACCAGTACCGGACGCTTTACCGCGCGGCACATTGTCGTGTGCTCAGGCCATGACTACCAGACGCTGCTGGCCGAGCAAATCGCCGCGCTAAAACCGCAGGTGTGCGGACTGCAAATGCTCCGCGTCCGCCCACGTCAGCCTTTGGCGTTGCAACATGCGTTGCTGACCGGACTGAGCTGCGTGCACTACGGCGCCTTCGCCGATCTGCCTGAAGCGCAGGCCATCCGCGCGCAGATCCGCACGAACCAACCGGAGTTGGAGACGCATGGCATCCATTTGCTCATCAGTCCCACACCGCACGGCGATCTGATCATTGGCGACTCCCATGTCTACGGCCGCGACATTTCGCCGTTCAACACCGAGCAGGTGGATCGGATTCTGATCGATCTTGCGCAAGATACCCTGGGCGGCGAAATCGAAGTACTGGAACGATGGCAAGGCGTGTATGGCGCGCGCGGACCTGGGCCGTTCAGCGTGCTCGCCGCCGCGCCGGGGGTTACCGCTGTGCTGATGCACACCGGGTTGGGGATGAGCGTGGGCCTCGCGCTTGGCGAGCGCACTATCGCGGACTTGCTGGGTGAAGCCCGCCCGCACAGTTCGGCGGCTTGATCTCAAGTGCGCTACAAGGGGGCCTCGTACAGCGGCCCCCAACGTGGCTCACTTCAATACACCTGGGGCACGATAAGTTCAGGTGGAGTGGGGCTTCGGGAATAGTCTTCTTGCCTGACGCGCTGCGGCAGTTCGATTACCGGCAGCTCAACCTCTTCATAGGCCATCTGCCCGAGAAGATGATTGATGCAGTTGAGCCTGGCTTTCTTTTTATCATCGGCCTGTACTACCCACCAAGGTGCTTCGGCAATGTGGGTGCGTTCAAGCATGATTTCCTTGGCCTTGGTATAGGCTTCCCACCGCCGGCGCGACTCCAAGTCCATGGGGCTGAGTTTCCACTGCTTGAGCGGATCATGGATGCGACTCAGAAAGCGCAGGTGCTGTTCCTGGTCGGAAATGGAGAACCAGTATTTGATCAATTGGATGCCGGAGCGGACGAGCATGCGTTCGAACTCCGGTACGGTACGGAAGAACTCTTCGTACTGATCTTCGTTGCAAAACCCCATCACTTGTTCCACACCCGCACGGTTGTACCAGCTACGGTCGAACAGTACGATTTCGCCCGCCGCCGGCAGATGCGAGACGTAGCGCTGGAAGTACCATTGGGTACGTTCGCGGTCGTTGGGGGCGGGCAGGGCGGCGACCCGGCAGACCCGAGGATTCAGGCGCTGGGTGATTCGCTTGATGACGCCGCCTTTGCCGGCGGCATCCCGTCCTTCGAACAGAATGACGACTTTGTGGCCTGTCTTGACCACCCAGCTTTGCAGCTTGACCAGTTCGCCTTGCAGGCGGAACAGTTCGCTGAAATATAGCCTGCGAGCATCCTTCTCTGTGCCTTCCGTTACGTGCTCGTCGAAGAGCGCATTCAGGTCATGCCCGTCTTCGGATAATTCCAGTTCCAGCTCTTCATCACTGTGATCAAGCAGCTCACGGTGGATGCGCTGTATCAAGGTGTCTGGTGCAGAGGACATAGAAGGGGCTCGCGGAGTGAGGATGGCAAAGTGTTAGGCGTAATTTGTTACGAGCCCATTACATCGAACTGCTTTGCTGCGGTTACAGGAGGATAACCGTGCTGCTTGCCATTGAGCCTTCATGAAAACGTAACAAAACTGCTGCAGAGTTCGGGAGCCCGTAATCACAAGGTGTCCCTTAATGAAAAGTTTGATGAAGTCTGCTGCGCTCGCCATTGCGGTTTCTCTTTGTGCCACCTCGGCGTCCTTCGCAGCAGAGAATGTCCGTCTGACAGGTTCCGGGGCGAGTTTCCCTGCACCGATCTACCTCACCTGGTTCAAGGATTTCAGCAAGAAGTCCGACAGTGTCACCGTTGATTACCAATCCAAGGGCAGTGGCGCGGGCGTACAGGATTTCCTGAACAAAACCGTCGACTTCGCCGCCAGTGACTCGGCAATGAAAGATGAAGATATCGCCAAGGTCGCCGAAGGCGTGCAGTTGCTGCCGATGACCGCTGGGGAAATCGTGCTGGCCTATAACCTGCCGGGCAATCCCAAGGGTCTCAAGCTGCCACGCGACGTGTACTCGAACATTTTCCTGGGCAAGATCACGCGCTGGAACGATCCACAGATTGTGGCTGCCAACCCGGACCTGAAACTGTCCGATACACCGATCACCGTCGTTGTACGTGCTGACTCCAGCGGTACGACCGCCGTGTTCACCAAACACCTGGCGACCATCAATCCAGAGTTCAAGCAGGCGCTGGGCGAGGGCAACACCGTCAACTGGCCGGCCAGTGACAAGTTCATCAAGTCGCCGAAGAACGATGGCGTCACCGCAACTGTGCGCCAGACCCCGGGCGCGATTGGCTACATCGAATACGGCTTCGCCAAGCTCGCCAAGGTTGACTTTGCCCAACTGCAGAACAAGGCCGGCAAGTACGTCGTGCCAAACGCCGAAAGCGGTGCCGAGGCCCTGGCTGCGGTGAAGATGCCGGAAAACCTGGTGGCCTGGCTGCCGGATCCGGACGGTGCCAAGTCGTACCCGATCACGTCCTACACCTGGATGATCTTCCGCAAGGATAACGGCAATCCGGCCAAGGCCAAGGCCATGCGTGAAATGGTCGAATACAGCCTGACCGAAGGCCAGAAGATTGCCGATTCGATGGGTTATATCCCCTTGCCACAATCGGTTGTCGAGCAGGTTCGCAAAGCGTCCGCCAACATCCAGTAATGCCGTGAGGTCTCTCTCGGTGTTGCTCTTAGCATGCCGGGGGAGTTATCCCCCTTGTTCCGGACTTAGCCAATGAACAAACCTTTTGTCGTACCGGTTAATCCGGACTCCGCCTGCCAACCACCCTCGACGAAGGACTTCCTGGTTGATCGCACGTTTCGTGCGCTTGCGCGCATCGGGGTGGTCCTGATTCTGGCGCTGGTGTTTGCACTGGTATTCGAGGTGGGACGCAAGGCGCTTCCTGGCATGGAGAAACATGGTTTCGACGTGCTCTTGGGGAGTGTCTGGGACGTTAACCAAGGTAAGTACGGCATCCTGCCGGCTATCTGGGGCACGCTCTACAGCGCCCTGATCGCATTGTTGATCGCAGGCTTTTTCGGCGTCAGCATGGCGATCTTCCTGACCCAGGACTTCCTGCCGCCCAAGCTTGCCGCGATCTTCCGCACCATTGTCGAATTGCTCGCGGCCATTCCAAGCGTTGTCTATGGCCTGTGGGGGATCTACGTGGTGATCCCGGCGATTCGTCCGCTGACGACCTGGTTGAACAGCGAGCTCGGCTGGGTGCCTTTTTTCGGTACATCCCTGAGCGGGCCAGGGCTGCTCCCTGCGGCGCTGGTGCTTGCCATCATGATTCTGCCGACCATTGCCGCCGTTTCCCAGGATGCTCTCACGGCCGTACCGATGAAAACCAAGCAGGCCGCCTATGGCATGGGGACTACCCATTGGGAAGCGATTCTCAAGGTGATGGTGCCGTCCGCCGCCACCGGCATTTTCGGCTCTCTGGTTCTCGGCTTGGGGCGCGCGTTGGGTGAAACCATGGCGCTGGCCATGCTGGTAGGCAATGCGAACAACATCTCCCTCTCGCTGTTCGCGCCGGCCAACACACTGGCGGCCTTGCTCGCGCTGAACTTCCCGGAAGCCGGGCCGAACGAGATCGAGGTGTTGATGTATGCCGCACTGGTGCTGATGTTAATCACCCTGATCGTGAACGTCTTCGGCTCCTTGATCATGATGTATGCCCAACGGGGAAATAGGTGATGACTGATCTCTCTGCTGCAACAGACTTGACCGCTCCTGCAGGCGCGATGCCCAGCCTGCAGCGCAAGTTCGAGGGCCGCGCCCTGCGCAGCCTGATCCTGACCACGCTGGTCTGGACGGGTGCGCTACTGGCCAGCGTGCCGCTGATTTCCGTGCTCTACATGCTGATCACCCGCGGTGGCGCTCGCCTGAACCTGGAAGTCTTTACCGAACTGCCGCCAACAGGCTTCGAGATGGGCGGGGGCTTCGGCAACGCCATGGCGGGTACCTTCGTGATGGTCGGTATCGCAGCGGCAATCGCGGTGCCGGTCGGCATCATGGCGGCGATCTTCCTGGCTGAACTGGGGCCGGACAGCAAACTGGCGAACGCCTCGCGTTTTGCCGCCAAGATGCTTACGGGCCTGCCTTCGATCCTGGCCGGGGTTTTCGCTTATGCCTTGGTGGTGATGACCACCGGTACTTATTCGGCACCGGCGGGTGGCGTAGCGCTGGCGGTACTGATGCTACCGATCGTCGTGCTGACGGCGGAAGAATCGATGCGCATGGTGCCCAAGATCATGAAGGATGCCGCCTACGGCATGGGCTGCACCCGCTCACAGGTGATCTGGAAAATCGTCTTGCCTACCGGCATGCCGGCAATCCTGACCGGCGTCATGCTGGCCGTGGCACGTGCCGCGGGCGAGACGGCACCGTTGTTGTTCACCGCGCTGTTCAGCAACTACTGGATCTATCACCAAGGCAGTCTTGAGGTGATGAACCCGACTGCATCGCTTGCAGTGTTGATCTACAACTTCTCCGGCATGCCTTTCGATAACCAGCTCGAGCTCGCATGGGCGGCCTCGTTGGTGCTGGTGATGATTGTGCTGTTCGTGAACATCATCAGCCGCATTTTCGGCAAGCCTAAGTATTAAGAACGGGAGCATCTGATTTTGAACGTATCCACTGCGCAAATAGCCGCTCCGTTTGTCACCCAGGCGCCTGTAGTCATGGACTGCAAACTGGACAAGATTTTCTACGGGAACTTCATGGCGGTACGTGACAGCCATGTGCCGATCGAGAAGAACAAGATCACCGGATTCATCGGTCCTTCCGGCTGTGGCAAGAGCACTGTGCTGCGCAGCCTCAACCGGATGAATGACCTGGTGAAGGGGTTTCGTTTCGAAGGGCACGTACATTTCCTCGGACAGGACGTCTACGGCAAGGGCGTCGATCCCGTGGTCGTGCGCCGCTACATCGGCATGGTGTTCCAGCAGCCGAACCCGTTTTCGATGAGCATCTTCGACAACGTCGCGTTTGGCCTGCGCCTCAATCGCTACAAGGGCGATATCGGTGATCGGGTCAAGCACGCGCTGCAAGGCGCCGCGCTGTGGGATGAGGTCAAGGACAAGCTCAAGGTCAGCGGCCTGTCGCTCTCCGGTGGCCAGCAACAACGTCTGTGCATTGCCCGCGCCATCGCCACCGAGCCGGAAGTATTGCTGCTGGATGAGCCGTGTTCGGCGCTCGATCCGATCGCTACCCGGCGGGTCGAGGAGTTGATGGTCGAGTTGAAGAAGGACTACACCATCGCGCTGGTGACCCACAACATGCAGCAAGCCATCCGTGTCGCTGACACCACGGCGTTTTTCTCCGTGGATATTTCCCAGGGCACGCGCACCGGCTATCTGGTCGAGATGGGCCCGACGACGCAGATTTTCGATAACCCGCGTGAACAGATGACCGGGGATTACATCAGCGGTAAGTTCAGCTAAGCAACACGCCCGGTCAAGGCCGTATACCTGCAGAAGCCAAATGGATTTGGCGGGCATCCGGTAGACATTTACCCGCGTTACCAAGGAGTACTAATGCCCGCGACGCATCGGCTTGATTTGCCAGCAATTGAACGCGCACTGCGTGAAGTACAGAGCCGCTTCGCCGAACTTAGCCGGCATTTCACGGAGCCCCGAGACCCCCTGACCGACGAAGTGCTGCACAATGTGCTTGAAGGTTACGCATTGGTTGATGAGTATGTTGCCCGCGGCGTTGACCTGTTCGATCTTCAGCAACTGAACCTGATGCTGGAGATCAATGCCACGGTACTCTGTGGCCGCGACCCGGCACGCCGTTTGGAATATGCCCAGCACCTGGCAGCGACCGAGGAGCATTTCTTCAACAACGTTGAAGGAGGCATCAAGGATTTGTTCAATTGGTACTGCGCGTATCGCAGCGAATCAGTCTGGAAACGTGCGGCTGGCGTCTATGTCCGCATCCTCAGCAAGCCGCAGTTGTTCATTGAGGGTAACAACCGCAGTGGGTCGCTGATCGTCAGCTATTTGCTCATGCGCGCTGGATTGCCTCCTTTCGTGCTGACGCTGGAGAATGCCCAGGGCTACTTCAACCCGTCCTCGGTCATACGCAACTCGGCCAAGCATGGCGTCAAGGCATTGTACGAATTGCCCAAGATCAAGAAAAAATACGCAGCTTTTTTAGAAGAACAGGCACCTGATCCGATGAAGTTTTTTCTCAAAGGCAAGTCTTTGCCCCTTTATCAAGGTGGTCATTGATGAGCGGATCTCCAGCGCTTGCCAAGTGCAAAACTTTCAGCAGCCGGGTAGGGCAGGCCATTCGCTGCGCTCTGCCTACGCAGTTGTTCAAGCGTCAGCGCGTACGAATCTCGTTTGATATTGACGACACACTCGCGTGCCAACTTCACCACTGCGCAGCCGAACAAAGCAGACTGCCAGCCTGTGTTCATCGTTGGTTGGGTGAGCCGTTGCGCGAAGGCACACGTTCCCTGATCCGAGAGTTGCGCCGTCAGGATTGCAGCATCTGGGTCTATACGTCGTCTGGTCGCACACCGTCCTATATCAGGCGATGGTTGCTGCTATACGGTATCCGCGTCGATGGCGTGGTCAACAGCGTGCTGCACAATCGCGCACTGACGGTGCATGGGCTGGCGAATTCGCCTTCAAAGTATCCGCCGGCGTTCGATATCGACTTGCACGTCGATGATTCCGAAGGCGTGCAGATTGAAGGTAACGACCATGGGTTTCGCGTTGTCGTCGTGCATCCGGAGGATGACCGCTGGGCACAGAAAGTCCTGGATGCGGTCGCCATGGTCCAGGCGCAGCTCGCTTGGCAGCAAATGTGCAGACATGAAGAGCCGGTCTATCAACGAGCACAAGCTTTCCTTGAAGAAGCAGTCAGTTCTCAATGAGGACATGGGGAGCCACAAGAGCTGATACGGCGGTTCGCATAATGTATATTATGTTAAACAAGATGTTTGCGACGGATGTTTATGATTCGATTGTCTACTCGCCGGATCTGGATCCGCTCCCCTGCAACTAATCCTAAAATGCACGAGTCTCTAACTTCACCGAGGTTGAGCCATTTCGCCGAGCCTCACATCGAAAAGACTACCTGTGAGCACGACCACCTACCTGGAACGCCGCAACAACCTGTCGCTGGACAGCCTCAACTTCTTTCTCGCCGACGTGCGCGACGGCCTCGGGCCGTATCTGGCGATCTACCTGCTGGCGGTGCATCACTGGGACCCAGCGAGCATCGGCGTGGTGATGACGATCGCTGGCGTCGCCGCCCTGATCACACAGACGCCAGCGGGAGCGTTGGTTGACAGCAGCCGTGCCAAGCGCGGGTTGATTGTGATTGCCGCGCTGATCGTGACCGTCAGTTGCCTGGTGTTGCCCTTTGTCTCTTCATTCAGCCTGGTGGCGCTCACGCAGGCCTTGAGTGCGGTGGCGGCATCGATTTTTGCCCCGGCCATTTCGGCGATTACCCTGGGCATCACCGGTCCTCGCGCTTTCACGCGGCGAACCGGGCGCAACGAAACTTTCAACCATGCCGGCAACGCCTGCGCGGCCTTGCTGGCCGGTTTGTTTGCTTATTTGTTCGGCCCGGTGGCGGTGTTTTACCTGATGGCGTTCATGGCCTTGGCAAGCATGTGCGCCGTGGCGTTCGTCTCAGCTGAAGCCATCGACCATGATCTGGCTCGCGGTCTCGAACCTCGTGGCGCCAATCACCCTCAGCCCTCCGGGTTTGCCGTGTTGCTCAGCCACCGGCCGTTGCTGATGTTTGCGGTTTGCTGCGCGCTGTTCCACCTGGCAAATGCAGCCATGCTGCCGCTGGTGAGCCAAAAGCTTGCCCACGCCAATCTGCACATGGCCACCCCGCTCACCTCCGCCTGCATCGTCGCGGCGCAGCTGGTCATGGTGCCGATGGCGCTGCTGGCTGGCGCCAAAGCCGATCAATGGGGCCGCAAACCGCTGTTGTTGGCGGGTTTTCTGATTCTGCCGTTGCGCGGTGTGCTCTATACCCTGTCGGATGATCCGTACTGGCTGGTCGCGGTACAACTGCTCGACGGCGTCGGCGCCGGCCTTTTCGGCGCGTTGTTCCCGGTCATGATCAAGGACCTCACGCTTGGTTCCGGCCACTTTAATATCAGCCTCGGTGCACTCACCACGGTGTTCGGTCTGGGCGCGGCGTTGAGCAACGGTCTGGCGGGATTTGTAGTTGAAGCGGCTGGCTACGATGCAGCATTCCTGACACTTGCTGGCGTCGCCGGGACGGCGTTTTTACTGCTATGGTTTGGGGTTCCGGAAACCATGCAACGTTCTGAAGGCGTCAAAACTGATCGAATCGAGATCAGCTCTGGCGCCTGAAGCAATCAAACCGAAGCCTTCAAATCCACGCCCAGCGCTTGGACAAACGCCTTGACCCGCGGGCTGCGCACCGTGTTGTATTGCCGGATGTCCTATGCCTTGATTGCACTGACCGCCATGGGTGGATTCTTGTGTTTCATGAACGGTCGTCGGGTGGCTGGCGTGCAGAACTGATGCGTCGGCTGTTTCAGCGAACAGAACCATTGCCCTCACCTACTCCACCGCCTCAACCACCCCCTGATCCTCGCCCAGAAACCCGCCGCTCTGGTGGTGCCACAATCGCGCATAGGTGCCGTTCTTGCCGAGCAATTCGGCGTGGGTGCCCTGCTCGATGATCCGCCCTTCATCCATGACGATGAGCCTGTCCATCGCCGCGATCGTGGACAGCCGATGGGCGATGGCGATCACAGTCTTGCCCTTCATCATTTCATCGAGGCTTTCCTGAATGGCCACTTCGACTTCCGAATCCAGCGCGCTGGTGGCCTCGTCCAGCAGCAGGATCGGCGCGTTCTTGAGCATGACCCGGGCAATGGCGATGCGTTGGCGCTGGCCGCCTGAAAGCTTGATGCCACGCTCGCCCACCAGGGTGTCGTAGCCGCTGTGGCCTTGCTTGTCGCTCAGTTGATTGATGAACCCATCCGCTTGGGCGCTGGCGGCGGCACTGCGTATTTCCTCATCGGTGGCGTCGGGGCGACCGTAGGCAATGTTGTCGCGGATGGACCGGTGCAACAGCGACGTGTCCTGGGTGACCATGCCGATGGCGCTGCGCAGGCTGTCCTGCGTGACATGCGCGATGTTCTGCCCATCGATTCGAATCTCACCGCTGTCCACGTCGTAGAAGCGCAGCAGCAGGTTGATCAGCGTGGATTTGCCGGCACCGGAGCGACCTACCAGGCCGATCTTTTCACCTGGCCGGATGCTCAGGCTCAGGCCATCAAGCACCTGGCGTTCGCCGTTGTAATTGAAGCTGACGTTGTCGAAGGTCACCGCACCACCGGTGGTCACCAGCACACCGGCGTCCGGCGCATCCTTAACCTTGGGACCGCGCGTCAAGGTCTCCATGCCATCCTGCAGAGTGCCGATGTTCTCGAACAGCGAGGTCATTTGCCACATGATCCAGTGCGACATGCCATTGATGCGCAAAGCCATGGCCGTAATCGCCGCCACGGCACCGGTGCCGACTTCGCCTTGATGCCATAGCCACAGCGCATAACCGCCCGAACCCATGATCAATGCGACGACCAAAGCCTGATTGACGATCTCGAACTGGCTGACCAAGCGCATCTGGCGAAAACCGGTTTGCTTGAAATCTTCCATGGCAGCGCGGGCGAAGTGTGCTTCGCGTTTTGAGTGGGAGAACAGCTTCACCGTGGTGATGTTGGTGTAGGCGTCCGAGATACGCCCGGTCATCGACGACCGCGCATTGGCCTGCTCCTGGCCGACTTTCTCCAGGCGCGGCACGAAGTACCGCATGGCCAGGCCGAACAACGCAACCCAGGCAATGAAAGGCAGCATCAGCTTCAAATCAAAGCCGCCAGCCAGAGCAATGATCGCGATGAAATACACGCCAATCCCCGGCGCGATCTCGATGATGGTGAACAGCACCTCGCGCACGGACAGCGCCGTTTGCATCACTTTGGTAGTGACCCGGCCGGAGAACTCATCCGAGAAGAACGAAAGGCTTTGCCGCAGCATCAGCCGATGAAAATCCCAACGCAGTCGCAACGGCAGATTGATCGCCAATATCTGGTGCTGCACCATCGTGCGCAACGCCACCAGCCCGATGCTGGTCACCAGCATGATGCCGATGCCCCAAAGGACTCGGCTTTCCTGCCTGGTCGCATCACCACCGGCCTGCCAGGTCGAGAGCAGGTCGACGACCTGGCCGAGAAAAGAAAACAGCCAGGCTTCGTAAATAGACACTCCGGCGCTAAGCAGCGCAAGCGCCAGGATGTAACCGCGGGCACCCCGCGTACAGGCCCACAGGAACCGCGCCAGACCGT
The Pseudomonas marvdashtae genome window above contains:
- a CDS encoding MFS transporter; translation: MSTTTYLERRNNLSLDSLNFFLADVRDGLGPYLAIYLLAVHHWDPASIGVVMTIAGVAALITQTPAGALVDSSRAKRGLIVIAALIVTVSCLVLPFVSSFSLVALTQALSAVAASIFAPAISAITLGITGPRAFTRRTGRNETFNHAGNACAALLAGLFAYLFGPVAVFYLMAFMALASMCAVAFVSAEAIDHDLARGLEPRGANHPQPSGFAVLLSHRPLLMFAVCCALFHLANAAMLPLVSQKLAHANLHMATPLTSACIVAAQLVMVPMALLAGAKADQWGRKPLLLAGFLILPLRGVLYTLSDDPYWLVAVQLLDGVGAGLFGALFPVMIKDLTLGSGHFNISLGALTTVFGLGAALSNGLAGFVVEAAGYDAAFLTLAGVAGTAFLLLWFGVPETMQRSEGVKTDRIEISSGA
- a CDS encoding ABC transporter ATP-binding protein, with the protein product MLHAFEQRLDPFPPDEAPPPPDGLARFLWACTRGARGYILALALLSAGVSIYEAWLFSFLGQVVDLLSTWQAGGDATRQESRVLWGIGIMLVTSIGLVALRTMVQHQILAINLPLRLRWDFHRLMLRQSLSFFSDEFSGRVTTKVMQTALSVREVLFTIIEIAPGIGVYFIAIIALAGGFDLKLMLPFIAWVALFGLAMRYFVPRLEKVGQEQANARSSMTGRISDAYTNITTVKLFSHSKREAHFARAAMEDFKQTGFRQMRLVSQFEIVNQALVVALIMGSGGYALWLWHQGEVGTGAVAAITAMALRINGMSHWIMWQMTSLFENIGTLQDGMETLTRGPKVKDAPDAGVLVTTGGAVTFDNVSFNYNGERQVLDGLSLSIRPGEKIGLVGRSGAGKSTLINLLLRFYDVDSGEIRIDGQNIAHVTQDSLRSAIGMVTQDTSLLHRSIRDNIAYGRPDATDEEIRSAAASAQADGFINQLSDKQGHSGYDTLVGERGIKLSGGQRQRIAIARVMLKNAPILLLDEATSALDSEVEVAIQESLDEMMKGKTVIAIAHRLSTIAAMDRLIVMDEGRIIEQGTHAELLGKNGTYARLWHHQSGGFLGEDQGVVEAVE
- the pstB gene encoding phosphate ABC transporter ATP-binding protein PstB, which encodes MDCKLDKIFYGNFMAVRDSHVPIEKNKITGFIGPSGCGKSTVLRSLNRMNDLVKGFRFEGHVHFLGQDVYGKGVDPVVVRRYIGMVFQQPNPFSMSIFDNVAFGLRLNRYKGDIGDRVKHALQGAALWDEVKDKLKVSGLSLSGGQQQRLCIARAIATEPEVLLLDEPCSALDPIATRRVEELMVELKKDYTIALVTHNMQQAIRVADTTAFFSVDISQGTRTGYLVEMGPTTQIFDNPREQMTGDYISGKFS